From the genome of Campylobacter magnus, one region includes:
- the htpG gene encoding molecular chaperone HtpG, which translates to MKHEFSAQVGELLNLMIHSLYSNKEIFLRELISNASDAIDKLNYLSLSDEKYKNICENWRPRIDIKCDKEAKTLTISDNGIGMDEADLIANLGTIANSGTKGFLAKLSGDAKKDSALIGQFGVGFYSAFMVASKIEVKSRKAGEDKAFLWSSDAKSYDISECEKDGFGTDVILHLNDDEFAESFRIQNIIKKYSNHIAYPIFADIDEWVAGDPNASDEKLKDGHYESKNTQINKASAIWQMNKSELKESDYNEFYAGLSHDSSAPLATIHTKAEGTLEFATLFFIPSTEPFDLFRADYQSGVKLYVKRVFITDDAKELLPSYLRFIKGVMDVEDLPLNVSREILQENRILANVKEQSIKKIFAELEKMMKNDRAKYEKFWQLFGKVLKEGLYGFNPHKEQILKLCLFKSSQKEGLISLSEYKEAMAAGQKDIYFISGSSEGLLRTSPLLESYKKRDINVLICDGEIDNIVMPMAGEFEGCAIANIANQKTELSEDEKKEQENATKDAGAIISSFKESLKDEVKDVKISSRLTDSAVCLVFDENDPDYATQMLMRQMGHEPKDVKPILELNWNHEIFTKLKDNAILAPSIAKVLFGMAKIAEGASIENPSEFNKALEKILSKAL; encoded by the coding sequence ATGAAACACGAATTCTCAGCCCAAGTGGGCGAACTACTAAATCTAATGATACACTCGCTTTATTCAAACAAAGAAATATTCTTGCGTGAGCTTATCTCAAATGCTAGCGATGCTATAGATAAACTAAATTATCTAAGCCTAAGTGATGAGAAATACAAAAATATCTGCGAGAACTGGAGGCCCCGCATAGATATAAAATGCGATAAAGAAGCAAAAACCCTTACAATCAGCGACAATGGTATAGGTATGGATGAAGCCGATCTAATCGCAAATCTAGGCACCATCGCAAATAGTGGCACAAAGGGCTTTTTAGCCAAGCTTAGCGGCGATGCGAAAAAAGATAGCGCACTTATAGGTCAGTTTGGCGTGGGCTTTTACTCAGCTTTTATGGTCGCTTCTAAAATCGAGGTAAAAAGCCGTAAAGCAGGCGAAGATAAAGCCTTTTTGTGGAGCAGCGATGCTAAAAGCTATGATATAAGTGAGTGCGAAAAAGACGGCTTTGGCACAGATGTAATTTTACACCTAAACGATGATGAGTTTGCTGAGAGCTTTCGCATACAAAATATAATAAAAAAATACTCAAATCACATTGCCTACCCGATCTTTGCTGACATAGACGAGTGGGTAGCAGGCGATCCAAACGCAAGCGATGAGAAGCTAAAAGATGGTCATTATGAGAGCAAAAATACACAAATAAACAAAGCCAGCGCAATCTGGCAAATGAACAAATCCGAGCTAAAAGAAAGCGATTATAATGAGTTTTATGCTGGACTTAGCCACGATAGCTCTGCGCCACTTGCTACTATTCATACAAAGGCTGAGGGGACTTTGGAGTTTGCTACCTTGTTTTTTATCCCTAGCACTGAGCCTTTTGATTTATTTAGGGCTGATTATCAAAGTGGCGTTAAGCTCTATGTAAAAAGAGTTTTTATCACAGATGATGCAAAAGAGCTGCTACCTAGCTACCTGCGCTTCATCAAAGGCGTGATGGATGTAGAAGACCTGCCTTTAAATGTCAGCCGTGAAATCCTACAAGAAAACCGCATTCTAGCAAATGTCAAAGAACAAAGCATAAAAAAGATTTTTGCCGAGCTTGAAAAAATGATGAAAAATGATAGGGCAAAATACGAGAAGTTTTGGCAGCTTTTTGGCAAGGTGCTAAAAGAAGGGCTTTATGGCTTTAATCCTCACAAAGAACAGATTTTAAAACTTTGTCTTTTTAAATCTAGCCAAAAAGAAGGGCTTATTAGCTTAAGCGAATATAAAGAGGCTATGGCTGCTGGGCAAAAAGATATTTATTTTATCAGCGGTTCTAGCGAGGGCTTGCTTAGAACTTCGCCTTTATTAGAAAGCTACAAAAAGCGTGATATAAATGTGCTTATCTGCGATGGCGAGATTGATAATATCGTTATGCCGATGGCTGGGGAGTTTGAAGGCTGCGCTATAGCAAATATCGCTAATCAAAAAACTGAGCTTAGCGAAGATGAGAAAAAAGAGCAAGAAAACGCCACAAAAGACGCTGGTGCTATCATCTCTAGCTTTAAAGAAAGCTTAAAAGACGAGGTAAAAGATGTAAAAATCTCAAGCCGTCTTACAGACTCAGCTGTGTGCTTAGTCTTTGATGAAAACGACCCAGACTACGCCACGCAAATGCTAATGCGCCAAATGGGACACGAACCAAAGGATGTAAAGCCGATTTTAGAGTTAAACTGGAATCACGAAATCTTTACTAAGCTAAAAGATAACGCTATCTTAGCCCCAAGTATTGCAAAGGTGCTTTTTGGTATGGCAAAAATCGCAGAAGGTGCTAGCATAGAAAATCCAAGCGAGTTTAACAAAGCCTTAGAAAAAATCCTAAGTAAAGCGTTATAA
- a CDS encoding response regulator transcription factor, whose protein sequence is MQILIIESETYLAQSLARKLENEGHICCVRMPNQNIQDDSEYDVVLLGSFFESAKLIKSYPNSVIIMLANYLNSDITSALRAGVNDYILKPVIMEELLRKINMHSAFLRAKQLNESFEGILQEQNNYNLKDLLKLRLPLRIECSSVTNCDIFVYALSKAKNQSFLRLKNDLSKLNSSLQILYFYNFDELSQKEQDSIKESKNKKLIIRSSQELEGFSTYEISTYNTNIMPIDDYIKHCIISHQDTHNDTQLASILGISRKSLWERRRKYDIAKKK, encoded by the coding sequence ATGCAAATTCTCATCATAGAAAGCGAGACCTACCTAGCCCAAAGCTTAGCTAGAAAGCTAGAAAACGAAGGGCATATTTGCTGTGTGCGTATGCCAAATCAAAATATCCAAGATGATAGCGAGTATGATGTGGTTTTATTAGGTTCCTTTTTTGAGTCTGCAAAACTCATAAAATCCTATCCAAACTCAGTAATCATAATGCTAGCAAACTACCTAAATAGCGATATCACATCAGCACTTAGAGCTGGGGTAAACGACTATATCTTAAAGCCAGTTATCATGGAAGAGTTGCTACGCAAAATCAACATGCACAGCGCATTTTTGCGTGCTAAACAGCTAAATGAGAGCTTTGAAGGCATTTTACAAGAACAAAATAACTATAACCTAAAAGATCTGCTAAAGCTGCGCTTGCCGCTGCGCATAGAGTGTAGTAGCGTTACAAACTGCGATATTTTTGTCTATGCTCTATCTAAGGCAAAAAATCAAAGCTTTTTGCGCCTAAAAAACGATCTCTCAAAACTTAATAGCTCTTTGCAAATTTTGTATTTTTACAACTTTGATGAACTTAGCCAAAAAGAACAAGATAGCATAAAAGAAAGCAAAAACAAAAAGCTAATCATCCGCTCAAGCCAAGAGCTAGAGGGCTTTAGCACCTATGAAATCAGCACTTATAATACAAATATCATGCCTATTGATGATTATATCAAACACTGCATCATCAGCCACCAAGACACACACAACGACACGCAACTAGCTAGTATACTAGGTATTTCTCGCAAGTCGCTTTGGGAAAGGAGACGCAAATATGATATCGCCAAAAAGAAATAA